GAGGATGGCTGGCTGCGGACGCTGTCTGGCGATGCGGAGCCGGACCCCGCACCCACTGCACCCGATCTGCCGCCCGCGCCATGGCCGGATGCCGACTGGGACGGCCGTTTCGATGTCGCGACACTGCCGCCCGAGTTTCAGTGGCTACGCACGCCCGATAGTGACCGCATCTTCAGCCTGAGCGAGCGACCGGGCCATCTGCGCCTTTTCGGCCGGGAGACGATTGGCAGCCAGTTCGAGCAGGCGCTGGTGGCGCGGCGGCAGGTCGATTTCAGCTATGTCGCCACGACCAGCGTCGACTTTGCGCCCCGTGACTTCCAGGCGTCGGCAGGGCTGGTCTGCTATTATAACAGCACCAAATTCCATTATCTGCACATCAGCGCGGCTCAGGGCGTTCGCCAGCTCCAGCTGATGACTGCATCGCCGGAAGATGGCGCGGGCGGCACCACGCTGTCGGTACTCGACGCGCTGCCCGATGGCCCGATCGAGATGCGCGTCGATGTCGCGGGCGAAGCGCTGCGCTTTTACTGGCGGCCCGCAGGTGTCGAGGAATGGCAAGCCGCGGGTCCGGCGCTGGACGCCACCATCCTTTCAGACGAAGCGACGCTGCCCGGCCTGCCCAATTTTACGGGCACGTTCGTGGGCATGGCGTGTCAGGACATGTCGGGCCGGGCCACGCCCGCCGACTTTGCGTGGTTCCGATATGAGGGGCGCGACGCCCGCTAAAGCGGCCCGTTATGCCGCCGCCGGATTTGCCTGGGCGGCGGACTCGCGCCTGACCAAAGCGTGCCCCAGAATGCGGTCGCTGGCGGGGCGGCGCTGTCCCGCGACATTCGCCGCCAGCACCGCCAGCGCTTCGGCCGCGAGCTTGTCAACGGGTTGGCGCACGGTGGTTAGTGGCGGCCACAATGTCACGGCGGCCGTCGTATCGTCGAACCCGACTACCGACAGCGCGCCCGGCACGTCCAGATGGCGACGATGCGCGACCGACACCACGGCGGCGGCCATGTCGTCGTTGCTGGCAAAGATCGCGGTGGGGGGTGAGGGGCCTTCCAGCAGTTGTTCGCCCGCGTTCAGCCCGGATGCATAGCTGAAATCGCCCTGCGCCACACGCACATCGACATCGGGCGTCTCACGTACGGCCGCATAAAATCCTGCCATCCGCTCGGCGCTGGCGGCCTGATCGGGGTTGCCCAGCACGAAACCCAGCCGCCGATGGCCCAGGTCCAGCAAATGCCGGGTCGCTTCATACGCGGCCAGTCGGTCGTCGATCCGCACACAGATTGCGCCATCCACCTGATAGCCGCCGACAGCCGCCATTGCGCACCCTGCTTCGCGCAGCACGCCCAGCACCACGGGGGATTCGCCCAAGGGCGGTGTCAGGATGACGCCCGACACGCCCGACGCCAACATTTCCCTAAGCGCGTCGAGCGAGGGGGGCCTGCCGCCTTCCCCCTTCAACAGGATCAGCCGCGCACCCAGTGTCGACGCTTCCTCAAACACGCCGGTCAGGAACTCGCTCATGAAAGCGGCGCTGGGATTGGAATAGATGACGCCGATCCGCAACTCGCCCGACGTGACCAGGCTGCGCGCGGCGACATTGGGGGTGTAGGCCAGCGCGTCGATCGCACGTTGGACAAGCGCACGGGTTTCGGGCCGGACGCCTTCGCGTCCGTTGATGACGCGGGAGACTGTCATCGGGGAAACACCGGCATGCGCCGCCACATCAATGATGGTCGCGCCGCGCGCGTTGCGAACGATTTTGCTCACCCGGTTCCTGTCGTGCACCCCTTGCAATGCGGACACCTAACGGTTTCGCGATGGTGCCGTAAAGCGCCGTCATGTCGCCCATGCGCGGCCTGTGCCGTAAATTACAGCCGGTGCGTTGCCGCCCTATCTGTCAACGCTGGCCCGAGCACAGGATCCGGGGCTTGTACCCGTCGCGGTTTATGCGGTCACGGCGGATTGCAAGCTAGGTTTTTTGTGGCCGCGTTGGGTGCGGACGGCCTCGACGGCTCATGTCATGGCGACCACGATTAACGGGTTGCATCGCGGTTTCGCGAAACCGACGCAACAGAGATCGCACCGACACCCGGCGATGCGGGTCAGCAGCGGCGGGAAGCGTTCGACCTCTACACCTTTGATGATGGTAGCGACATGAGAACGCGTGAGTTGCCGAAAACAGAAATGCTTGATCGCGGTGCGGCGCGACACGCAATCATCGGCGATCCGGTGTTGGGAAACCAGCGCCGGGCATTTGTAGCCGCCAGGTGAAGCAGCTCCTACTCCTCGCCGGTCTGTTCGGCGCGGCACCGGCGGCGGCGCAGGTAACACAGGACGGCGCCCTTCACACGTCCATCGGCTCGCCCGACAACTTTCATCTTTCGGGCAGCGTCCGGCTGCGCATGGAGTCGCTGGACGGTCAGTTTCGCCCGGATAGGGCCAGGGCCGACCAGCTATTGTCGCTGCGCACGACCCTGTTTGCGGAATACGATACCGGTCCGATCCGTATCGGCGCCGAATTTTACGACGCGCGCGGTTATGTTCAGAACGATGACTCATCGGCAGATACCGGCGTGGTCAACACGCTGGAGTTCGCCCAATATTATATGGGTGTCGACCTTGGCGATGCGCTTGGCGAGGGTAGCGAGACGCGGGTTACAGTCGGGCGCATGACGATGACGCTGGGATCATCGCGGCTGGTGTCGCGGCAGGCATTCCGGAATTCGACCAACGCATATACCGGCCTTCGACTGGAACGCACGGCGGCGGGCGGTCGGCGCTTTGTTGCATTCTGGACGATGCCCAATGTTCGAATGCCCAGCGATGCGGCGTCGATCCTCGACAACCGTTCGCAATGGGATCGCGAAACGAGCGACCTGCAACTGTTCGGCATGTTCAATGCCGTGCCGGTTGGCGACGTGCTGTTGCTAGAAACCTATGCCTATGGTCTGGTCGAACGGGATGCGCCGGGGTTCGACACCACGAACCGCCACCTGTTCACGCCGGGTTTTCGCTTGAAACGCAAGCCCGCGCAGGGCCTCGATTTCGAGGTCGAGGCGACGGCGCAATATGGCACCGTGCGCGCCAGCCGTTCCGCTGCCGACACCCAGGATCGGTCCGTACCGGCCTATGGCATTCACGGCGAACTGGGTCATGGCTGGGCAGGGCGATGGAAACCGCGGGTGGCTGCCTTTTTCGATTACTACACCGGCAATCGTCGTGGCGATGATCGCAACCGGTTCGATACGCTTTACGGCGGGCGCCGTTTTGAATTCGGGCCGTCGGGGCTGCTTGGGCCCGTTTCCCGCTCGAACCTTGT
The genomic region above belongs to Sphingomonas sp. IW22 and contains:
- a CDS encoding LacI family DNA-binding transcriptional regulator: MSKIVRNARGATIIDVAAHAGVSPMTVSRVINGREGVRPETRALVQRAIDALAYTPNVAARSLVTSGELRIGVIYSNPSAAFMSEFLTGVFEEASTLGARLILLKGEGGRPPSLDALREMLASGVSGVILTPPLGESPVVLGVLREAGCAMAAVGGYQVDGAICVRIDDRLAAYEATRHLLDLGHRRLGFVLGNPDQAASAERMAGFYAAVRETPDVDVRVAQGDFSYASGLNAGEQLLEGPSPPTAIFASNDDMAAAVVSVAHRRHLDVPGALSVVGFDDTTAAVTLWPPLTTVRQPVDKLAAEALAVLAANVAGQRRPASDRILGHALVRRESAAQANPAAA
- a CDS encoding alginate export family protein, which translates into the protein MKQLLLLAGLFGAAPAAAQVTQDGALHTSIGSPDNFHLSGSVRLRMESLDGQFRPDRARADQLLSLRTTLFAEYDTGPIRIGAEFYDARGYVQNDDSSADTGVVNTLEFAQYYMGVDLGDALGEGSETRVTVGRMTMTLGSSRLVSRQAFRNSTNAYTGLRLERTAAGGRRFVAFWTMPNVRMPSDAASILDNRSQWDRETSDLQLFGMFNAVPVGDVLLLETYAYGLVERDAPGFDTTNRHLFTPGFRLKRKPAQGLDFEVEATAQYGTVRASRSAADTQDRSVPAYGIHGELGHGWAGRWKPRVAAFFDYYTGNRRGDDRNRFDTLYGGRRFEFGPSGLLGPVSRSNLVSPGIRIESKPTTRLDLMGNVRLLRLDSATDSFGTTNVRDAEGRSGHDAGEQFEAQLRYKVVPDIALLDVGYAYVRKGPFLRNAPNAPATGDTSYAYASMTFTF